From the genome of Desulfobacterales bacterium:
CAAGAAAAAAACTTATGAGTTCGCCGGAATATTGGGAAAGATATAACTATGAAACGTTTATAAAAATGAAACAGGGCGTAGGGCGGTTAATTAGAAGTGATACTGATAAAGGCAAAGTTATTATTTTGGACTCAAGATATAAAGACAACTGACAGGGGGTGTTGCTGATAAACTAAATTTTAATTTAAAAAAAAATAATAAAATTAGCCTATTGTTTTATAAAACTTATAACTGAAGATAAGAAACTTGAGATCTCTAAATCAAAAAAGTTAAGTTAATTCTTAGGTCTCATACTTCCGGAAAAAATAATCAAAAAAGCCGCCAACGCATATTGGAGAAATCTTAAAAAAAGGTAGCAGCTGAGAACAACTGAATTTTGAATGCCTCGGCTTGAGAATAAATAAATTGCCGTCAATTCCACGGTCCCTATCCCGGCTACTGATACTGGAATATATCCGATAATAGATGACATTATTGGTATTATGGCTATATCAGGCCATTGAACATGTTTGCCAAAGGCCATAAAAGAGGTATAATAGCATAAAGTTACAGTCAGCCATCTTATAATAGTCATACTGACATTTATTACAATAACGTACCAATTATTTTTATAAATCAATATCTCGCTAAAAATATCGTATAATTTTTTTCTGAATGAACTCAATATATATGAAGTATTTTTAAAAATTTTAATTAAAATTAAAGTAACTACTATTCCCAAGAATAAAATAGCAAAAACATTCTTCCACAATTGTTTTAACTCAGGAAAAATAAATAATGAACCATAAGACGCAATAAAAAGGAATA
Proteins encoded in this window:
- a CDS encoding flippase-like domain-containing protein, with amino-acid sequence MKKKWIFLLRLGLALFLITFLISSIGIEKIIETIFKVNPLYGCLTFFCIIILFIISAFNVWILLRALNKIEFKAFLKVYAYSWSASLITPGQLGDASLIIFLKRYGIPLRRTSIAYMIDKLITLLIFLFIASYGSLFIFPELKQLWKNVFAILFLGIVVTLILIKIFKNTSYILSSFRKKLYDIFSEILIYKNNWYVIVINVSMTIIRWLTVTLCYYTSFMAFGKHVQWPDIAIIPIMSSIIGYIPVSVAGIGTVELTAIYLFSSRGIQNSVVLSCYLFLRFLQYALAAFLIIFSGSMRPKN